In the genome of Notamacropus eugenii isolate mMacEug1 chromosome 5, mMacEug1.pri_v2, whole genome shotgun sequence, one region contains:
- the LOC140508753 gene encoding olfactory receptor 52K2-like, producing the protein MSFSNKTNLHPSTFILIGIPGLENAHIWISIPFFLVYMLALLGNFALLLIIKTDPSLHEPMYIFLCMLAVADLIVCTTAIPKLLSLFWFKDREIQFEACLTQIFLIHSCSTMESGFFLAMAFDRYVAICKPLRHSAILTHTVIGSLGLAIVFRGAVLLSPHPFLLRWLPYCKTNIISHTYCEFMALIKLACAETRIRRAYSLVVAFLTGGLDFILIICSYILILHTVFQLPSKDARLKTLGTCASHVCVILVSYTPAFFSFITHRFGHHIAPHVHIFVANIYLLIPPMVNPIIYGVRTKRIRERILKVFSPLKA; encoded by the coding sequence atgtcattctcTAACAAGACCAATCTCCATCCCTCCACTTTCATTCTCATTGGAATTCCAGGACTAGAGAATGCTCACATTTGGATTTCCATCCCCTTCTTCCTGGTGTACATGTTGGCTCTGCTGGGAAACTTTGCCTTGTTGCTCATCATTAAGACTGACCCTAGCCTTCATGAGCCCATGTACATCTTCCTGTGCATGTTGGCTGTGGCAGATCTGATCGTGTGTACAACTGCAATCCCCAAGCTTCTAAGTCTCTTCTGGTTCAAAGATAGGGAAATTCAATTTGAAGCTTGCCTGACACAAATATTTTTGATCCATTCCTGCTCCACGATGGAatctggtttctttctggctatggCCTTTGACCGCTATGTGGCCATATGCAAACCCCTTAGACACTCAGCAATCTTGACCCACACAGTCATTGGGAGCTTGGGACTGGCTATTGTTTTCCGAGGAGCTGTGTTACTTAGTCCTCACCCCTTTCTACTCAGATGGCTTCCCTACTGCAAGACTAACATCATTTCTCATACCTATTGTGAGTTCATGGCCTTGATCAAACTGGCCTGTGCTGAAACCAGAATACGTAGAGCTTACAGCCTAGTTGTTGCGTTCCTTACTGGAGGACTGGATTTTATATTAATCATTTGTTCCTACATTCTCATTCTCCACACTGTGTTCCAGCTCCCTTCTAAGGATGCACGTCTCAAAACCCTAGGGACCTGTGCATCTCATGTCTGTGTCATATTAGTTTCATACACCCCAGCCTTCTTCTCATTCATCACACATAGATTTGGACATCATATTGCTCCTCATGTCCATATTTTTGTGGCTAACATCTACTTACTAATCCCACCTATGGTGAATCCTATCATCTATGGGGTAAGGACAAAGAGAATTCGGGAGAGAATCCTCAAAGTCTTTAGTCCCCTAAAGGCCTGA